The Blattabacterium cuenoti genome includes the window ATGGATAATGAAGCTTTAATAGATTCTTTTTCAGATTTTAAATATGAAAAAAATATAGATAGAGTGAGTCTTATGGCTATATTAGAAGAATCTATCCGATGTGTTCTAAGAAAAAAATATGAATCATCAAAAAATTACGATATCATTGTAAATCCAGATCAAGGTGATTTAGAAATATGGAGAAATCGGATAGTAGTGGAAGATGGAAAAGTAAAAGATACAAATAAGGAAATAGAACTATCTATAGCTAAAAAAATAGAACCCGATTTTGAAATCGGAGAAGAAGTTACAGAAAAAGTAGAATTACAATCTTTAGGAAGAAGAGCCATTTTATCTCTAAGACAAAATTTGCTCTCTAAAATTAATGAATATGATAATACAAATATTTATAAAAAATTTAAAAATAAAATAGGAGAAATTATTAATGTAGAAGTCTATCATATTTTACCGAAACAAATAATTATGAGAGATGATGAACAAAATGAAATGGTTTTACCTAAGCAAGAGCAAATTCCAAGTGATTTTTTTAGAAAAGGAGATCCAGTTAGAGCCTTAGTTAAACGAGTGGATTGGAAAGACAGTAAACCTTTTGCAATTCTTACCAGAAAAGACGAATCTTTTTTAGAAGAACTTTTTAAAGTGGAAATTCCAGAAGTTTCTGATGGTTTAATTACAGTCAAAAAAGTAGCACGAATTCCAGGAGAAAAAGCTAAAGTTGCTGTAGAATCTTATGATGATCGTATTGATCCAGTCGGAGCTTGTGTGGGTATGAAAGGTTCTAGAATTCATCCTATTGTTAGAGAATTAAAAAATGAAAATATTGATGTAATCAATTATACCTCTAATATACAATTATATATAACACGATCTTTAAGTCCTGCTAAAGTTTCCATGATGGAAGTTAATGAAGAACATAAATATGTTAATGTGTATGTAAAAATTGAAGAAATATCGAAAGCAATTGGAAAAGGAGGTCAAAATATCAAACTCGCTAGTCAATTAACCGGATACAAAATTCATATATTCAAAGATTATCCTTATGAAGATGATGTGGAATTAACAGAATTTTCTGATGAAATAGAACCAGAAGTTTTAGAAAAATTTCATAAAGTAGGTTTAAACACAGCAAAATCTGTTTTAAACTACAATAAAAATGATTTAAAAAAACGAACTCATCTTGAAGAAAAAACTATAAATAAAATATTTTCCATATTGCGGAAAGAATTTGAAGAAGAATTAAATATAAATCCATAATTTTTTTCTTTCTAATGTTTTTGTTATTAACATAATACATTTTTATATATGACTGATAAAATCAGATTAAAAACAGTATTAACCAAATTTAATGTTTCCTTACAAAGAGTAATTAGTTTTTTACAAAAAAAAGGAATTCAAGTAGAAAATAATCCTAATGCAAAAATAGAAGAACAAGTATACAAATTTATTGTTCGAGAATTTCAAACTTACAAGGAAATACGAGATGCTTCTGAAAAAGTTTTTTTGCAAAAAAAAATGGAAAAAGAGAAAATAAAAGAAGAATTATTAAAATCAAAACATATTCATAATCACAAAGTTATACGAGATAAATCAGAAAATTTAATTGAATTCAAAAAAATAGATATTGAGATATTAGATAAAAAATATGGGAATAAGGAAGAAAAAAAAAATAATTTACATCAACATAAAGAAAAAAAAATAGAAAATAAATTTAAAAATCATAAACCTGAACATATTGATACTATTTATCAGAAGTTAGATGG containing:
- the nusA gene encoding transcription termination factor NusA, giving the protein MDNEALIDSFSDFKYEKNIDRVSLMAILEESIRCVLRKKYESSKNYDIIVNPDQGDLEIWRNRIVVEDGKVKDTNKEIELSIAKKIEPDFEIGEEVTEKVELQSLGRRAILSLRQNLLSKINEYDNTNIYKKFKNKIGEIINVEVYHILPKQIIMRDDEQNEMVLPKQEQIPSDFFRKGDPVRALVKRVDWKDSKPFAILTRKDESFLEELFKVEIPEVSDGLITVKKVARIPGEKAKVAVESYDDRIDPVGACVGMKGSRIHPIVRELKNENIDVINYTSNIQLYITRSLSPAKVSMMEVNEEHKYVNVYVKIEEISKAIGKGGQNIKLASQLTGYKIHIFKDYPYEDDVELTEFSDEIEPEVLEKFHKVGLNTAKSVLNYNKNDLKKRTHLEEKTINKIFSILRKEFEEELNINP